The Verrucomicrobiota bacterium genome contains the following window.
CGAATGAACTTTCCCAGCACCTCGGCATCGCGCACCTGCTCGACCGCAAGCCGGATGGGCTCTCGGGAGGCGAACGCCAGCGGGTCGCCCTCGGACGCGCGCTCGCTGCGAAACCCGCGGTGCTGCTGCTCGACGAACCGCTCTCCGCCCTCGACGAGGAAATGCGCGACGAGATGGGCGCCCTGCTCAAGCGCACCCAGCGCGAGTTGAAGCTCACGGCGCTTCATATCACGCACAGCAGCCGCGAAGCCGCGCAGTTGGCCGACGGGGTGCTGAAGCTTGACGGAGGAAAGGTTGTCTCGGACGGATGAAGGTTTCAGTATTCAGTGTTGAGGCGGAGATCAAAACCGCCGGGAGCATCGCCGCGACCGTCGCCGTCGGGTTCCGGGACTGACTTTCAAACAATGAATACTGCGCCAATCGCCGCCGCATGAGCCTGCCCCAACTGACCGCCGCCGAGCGTGCCACCTACGAGTGGCAGATGTGGCTGCCCGGATTCGGCGAGACGGGCCAGCGCAAATTGAAGGCGGCCTCGGTGCTCATCTCGCGCGTCGGCGGGCTCGGCGGCATCGTGGCATATCAGCTTGCGGCGGCAGGCGTGGGCAGACTCGTGCTCGCGCATGCGGGCAACCTCAAGCCGAGCGACCTCAACCGGCAGCTTCTGCAGAAACATGCGCGCATCGGACTGCCGCGCATCGAGACCCTCGCCGAGCGGTTGAAGGAACTGAACCCGCGCCTCGAGATCGTCGCAGCCGGCGAGAATGTCACGGATGCGAACGCGCGGTCGCTGGTCGCGCAAGCCGACGTGGTCGTGGACGCAGCGCCGTTGTTCGAAGAACGGTTCGCCCTGAACGCCGAAGCCTTCGCACAGGGCAAGCCCATGGTCGAATGCGCGATGTTTGCGCTGGAAGCGCAGCTCACCACGTTCATTCCCGGCCGCACCGGCTGCCTGCGCTGCCTCGTCCCCGAGAAGCCCCCGCACTGGAAGCGCGAATTCCCCGTGCTCGGCGCGGTCTCCGGCACCATCGGCTGCCTCGGCGCGGTGGAAGTGGTGAAGCTCCTCACCGGGCTCGGCAAACCGCTGGCGGGCGTCCGGCTCGTAATGGACCTCGGCGCGATGGAGTTTCGCCGGCTGAGGTTTGCAGCCCGTGCCGGCTGCCCGGTTTGCGGCGAAGCGAAGAAATCGCGCCGCATTCGCGCCCGGACTACTT
Protein-coding sequences here:
- a CDS encoding HesA/MoeB/ThiF family protein → MSLPQLTAAERATYEWQMWLPGFGETGQRKLKAASVLISRVGGLGGIVAYQLAAAGVGRLVLAHAGNLKPSDLNRQLLQKHARIGLPRIETLAERLKELNPRLEIVAAGENVTDANARSLVAQADVVVDAAPLFEERFALNAEAFAQGKPMVECAMFALEAQLTTFIPGRTGCLRCLVPEKPPHWKREFPVLGAVSGTIGCLGAVEVVKLLTGLGKPLAGVRLVMDLGAMEFRRLRFAARAGCPVCGEAKKSRRIRARTTS